The Carassius carassius chromosome 2, fCarCar2.1, whole genome shotgun sequence genome has a segment encoding these proteins:
- the LOC132107570 gene encoding transcriptional repressor NF-X1-like isoform X1 codes for MAEASITDASKLNPESAEFVPQAKPNQPPFRRNYRQQHHGQDWRAQHVRPHHHFRQSSACQDEFENPANNTLAPAQLPIREDLRGRGRGGRQRGGRGDGRRSNDHGPPNERWTKPGSDHDCSGRGRGACGRERNNSPTSYRSTDEEKKERTTVEAYVRKSYNDSRRKQPNRAQAERWIKEPLPRDQEENRENQTDAGVTRPAAVHEHPEQRNHKGWRGGERCMHPRSRRKGQAPNHGIEGNWREREPAQISREERRGAEDEGGRHEESNRNRGAVRGEERRGAEDEGGRHEESNRNRGAVRGEERRGAEGEGGRQEEFNRNRGGARGEERRHEESSRNRGAGRGEERRGAEDEGGRHEESNRNRGAARGEERRGAEDEGGRHEESNRNRGAARGEERRGAEDEGGRHEESNRNRGAARGEERRGAEDEGGRHEESNRNRGAARGEERRHEESSRHRGGARGEERRGAEDQGGRQEELNRNRGAARGEERRGAEDQGGRQEELNRNRGAARGEERRHEESSRNRGAVRGEERRGAEDEGGRQEEFNRNRGAVRGEERRGAEDEGGRQEEFNRNRGAARGEERRHEESSRNRGGARGEERRGAEDQGGRQEELNRNRGAARGEERRGAEDQGGRQEELNRNRGAARGEERRHEESSRNRGGARGEERRGAEDQGGRQEEFNRNRGAARGEERRHEESSRNRGAVRGKRPLLQNAGLGRGGGPERRTGPVKRIEPPKSKETQTGCLIEQLTEEKYECMVCCEVIRLMAPVWSCQSCYHVFHLNCIKKWARSPASQADDAPEGWRCPACQHVALKAPNAYTCFCGKVTNPEFQRTEIPHSCGDMCGKKRSGGECNHPCNILCHPGPCPQCPAFITKSCICGRMSKQVRCSQTGPLLCEEVCGALLNCSKHFCAQVCHSGPCQPCPLRVQQACFCGVVFREVACGTDCGHFDGSGYFSCCKTCGKMLDCQSHRCQQLCHPGQCQSCPLSPKLVRSCSCGQTLLSKLLELGYPERKTCTDPIPSCGKTCNKPLPCGDDDSVHLCEKLCHEDSCGPCSLTSSIKCRCGSNSKEVPCAAIQTEQDMMFTCEKRCIRKRSCGRHKCGEMCCVDLEHKCSMICGYKLNCGLHRCQDLCHRGNCQPCWQTSFDELACYCGETVLFPPIPCGTRPPECKNLCTRSHDCDHPVFHSCHTEESCPPCTYLTKKWCMGNHEQRSNIPCHLQDISCGLACDKLLSCGSHRCKKICHRGECQAEGECKQPCTHPRASCGHPCAAPCHPGTPCPPTVCSAKVALQCDCGRRKETIPCTDAASSYQRYAAISVASKLSDMQLGESVDIGQLTKKEQRKARLDCDQECATLERNRRLAEALQIDQSVDTFKSASSKYSDSLKEDARKDFKFVSEIEEEIKNLVELANKGKQPKRSHCFPPMKREHRRIIHELAEAYGVESVSYDSEPKRNVVITAIRGKAVCPNTSLAALVERETVSRAPPPIAHIKQQTSKADNSNAWKKQSREDLSIDYFDVQD; via the exons ATGGCTGAAGCGTCCATTACAG ATGCATCGAAGTTGAATCCCGAGTCTGCGGAGTTCGTACCCCAAGCTAAACCCAACCAGCCCCCCTTTAGGAGAAATTACAGGCAGCAGCACCACGGTCAGGACTGGAGGGCTCAACATGTTAGGCCTCATCACCACTTTAGACAGTCCAGTGCATGTCAAGATGAGTTTGAAAACCCTGCCAATAATACATTAGCCCCTGCTCAGCTTCCCATTAGAGAAGACTTGAGAGGTAGGGGTCGAGGAGGGAGACAAAGAGGAGGACGTGGTGATGGTCGGCGCAGTAATGACCATGGCCCTCCGAACGAGAGATGGACGAAACCTGGAAGTGATCATGACTGCTCAGGAAGAGGTCGTGGAGCTTGTGGCCGTGAGCGAAATAACTCACCCACTTCTTATAGATCCACAGATgaggagaagaaagaaagaacaactgTGGAAGCCTATGTGAGAAAGTCTTATAATGACAGCCGACGCAAGCAGCCCAATAGAGCGCAAGCTGAGAGATGGATTAAGGAGCCTCTTCCCAGGGACCAAGAGGAGAACCGGGAAAACCAGACTGATGCAGGAGTCACAAGGCCTGCAGCAGTTCATGAACATCCTGAGCAGAGGAATCATAAGGGATGGAGAGGTGGAGAGCGGTGCATGCACCCCAGGTCCCGGAGGAAAGGACAGGCACCTAATCATGGGATTGAGGGTAACTGGAGAGAAAGAGAACCTGCTCAGATCagcagggaggagaggagaggtgcagAAGATGAGGGAGGAAGACATGAGGAGTCTAACAGAAACAGAGGAGCTGtgagaggggaggagaggagaggtgcagAAGATGAGGGAGGAAGACATGAGGAGTCTAACAGAAACAGAGGAGCTGtgagaggggaggagaggagaggtgcagAAGGTGAGGGAGGAAGACAGGAGGAGTTCAACAGAAACAGAGGAGGTGcgagaggggaggagaggagacaTGAGGAGTCCAGCAGGAACAGAGGAGCTgggagaggggaggagaggagaggtgcagAAGATGAGGGAGGAAGACATGAGGAGTCTAACAGAAACAGAGGAGCTGcgagaggggaggagaggagaggtgcagAAGATGAGGGAGGAAGACATGAGGAGTCTAACAGAAACAGAGGAGCTGcgagaggggaggagaggagaggtgcagAAGATGAGGGAGGAAGACATGAGGAGTCTAACAGAAACAGAGGAGCTGcgagaggggaggagaggagaggtgcagAAGATGAGGGAGGAAGACATGAGGAGTCTAACAGAAACAGAGGAGCTGcgagaggggaggagaggagacaTGAGGAGTCCAGCAGGCACAGAGGAGGTGcgagaggggaggagaggagaggtgcagAAGATCAGGGAGGAAGACAGGAGGAGttaaacagaaacagaggagctgcgagaggggaggagaggagaggtgcagAAGATCAGGGAGGAAGACAGGAGGAGttaaacagaaacagaggagctgcgagaggggaggagaggagacaTGAGGAGTCCAGCAGGAACAGAGGAGCTGtgagaggggaggagaggagaggtgcagAAGATGAGGGAGGAAGACAGGAGGAGTTCAACAGAAACAGAGGAGCTGtgagaggggaggagaggagaggtgcagAAGATGAGGGAGGAAGACAGGAGGAGTTCAACAGAAACAGAGGAGCTGcgagaggggaggagaggagacaTGAGGAGTCCAGCAGGAACAGAGGAGGTGcgagaggggaggagaggagaggtgcagAAGATCAGGGAGGAAGACAGGAGGAGttaaacagaaacagaggagctgcgagaggggaggagaggagaggtgcagAAGATCAGGGAGGAAGACAGGAGGAGttaaacagaaacagaggagctgcgagaggggaggagaggagacaTGAGGAGTCCAGCAGGAACAGAGGAGGTGcgagaggggaggagaggagaggtgcagAAGATCAGGGAGGAAGACAGGAGGAGTTCAACAGAAACAGAGGAGCTGcgagaggggaggagaggagacaTGAGGAGTCCAGCAGGAACAGAGGAGCTGTGAGAGGGAAAAGGCCACTTCTGCAGAATGCAGGGCTGGGGAGAGGTGGAGGTCCTGAGCGACGGACCGGACCGGTGAAGCGCATTGAGCCTCCCAAAAGCAAAGAAACCCAGACAG gttGTCTGATTGAGCAGCTGACGGAGGAGAAGTATGAGTGTATGGTCTGTTGTGAAGTGATTCGGCTCATGGCTCCAGTTTGGAGCTGTCAGAGCTGTTACCACGTATTTCACCTTAACTGCATCAAGAAATGGGCTCGCTCACCTGCATCTCAAGCTGATG ATGCCCCTGAAGGATGGCGTTGTCCTGCATGCCAGCATGTGGCACTTAAAGCCCCAAATGCGTACACCTGCTTCTGTG GGAAGGTGACCAATCCTGAGTTTCAGCGCACTGAGATCCCTCATAGCTGTGGGGATATGTGTGGGAAAAAGAGGAGTGGAGGGGAATGCAATCACCCCTGTAATAT CTTGTGCCATCCTGGGCCCTGCCCACAGTGTCCAGCTTTTATCACAAAGTCCTGCATTTGTGGTAGAATGAG TAAGCAGGTTCGTTGCAGTCAGACAGGACCTCTGCTTTGTGAGGAAGTCTGTGGGGCTCTTCTGAACTGCTCAAAGCACTTCTGTGCCCAGGTGTGCCACTCAGGGCCATGCCAACCCTGTCCACTTCGTGTTCAGCAAG CTTGCTTTTGTGGTGTGGTGTTCAGGGAGGTGGCATGTGGGACTGATTGTGGTCATTTTGATGGATCAGGATATTTCTCCTGTTGCAAAACCTGTGGAAA GATGCTAGACTGCCAGTCCCATCGCTGTCAGCAGTTATGCCACCCTGGGCAGTGTCAGTCATGTCCACTCAGCCCCAAGCTGGTGCGCAGCTGTTCGTGTGGACAGACTCTATTATCTAAACTTCTAGAGCTCGGCTACCCAGAGAGAAAGACCTGTACTGACCCGATCCCCTCCTGTGGCAAGACCTGCAACAAACCACTGCCATGTGGAGATGATG ATTCTGTCCACTTGTGTGAAAAGCTCTGCCACGAGGACAGCTGTGGGCCGTGCTCTTTGACCTCCTCTATTAAATGCAGATGTGGCAGTAACAGCAAG GAAGTTCCTTGTGCAGCCATTCAGACTGAAC AAGACATGATGTTTACGTGTGAGAAACGCTGCATCAGGAAGCGCTCTTGCGGCAGGCACAAGTGTGGGGAGATGTGTTGTGTG GATCTGGAGCATAAGTGCTCAATGATTTGTGGTTACAAGCTCAATTGCGGTCTACATCGATGTCAGGACCTTTGCCACCGTGGGAACTGCCAGCCATGTTGGCAAACCA GTTTTGATGAGTTGGCGTGCTACTGCGGGGAGACTGTGCTCTTCCCGCCCATCCCTTGTGGAACCAGACCCCCTGAATGTAAAAACTTATGTACCCGAAGTCATGATTGTGATCATCCAG TGTTCCATTCATGCCACACTGAGGAGAGCTGTCCTCCCTGTACCTACCTCACCAAGAAGTGGTGCATGGGTAACCATGAG CAAAGGAGTAATATCCCATGCCACCTGCAGGACATCTCGTGTGGTTTAGCGTGTGATAAGCTCTTATCCTGCGGTTCGCATCGCTGTAAGAAAATATGTCACCGTGGTGAATGCCAGGCAGAGGGAGAGTGTAAGCAGCCATGCACTCACCCTAGAGCTAGCTGTGGACACCCCTGTGCTGCTCCCTGCCACCCAGGCACCCCCTGTCCACCCACTGTCTGCAGTGCCAAG GTGGCACTGCAGTGTGACTGTGGCCGAAGGAAAGAGACTATTCCTTGCACTGATGCAGCTAGTTCCTATCAAAG ATATGCAGCTATTTCCGTTGCCAGTAAGCTGTCAGATATGCAGCTGGGAGAGTCCGTAGACATTGGACAGCTCACGAAGAAAGAGCAGAGAAAGGCTAG GTTGGATTGTGATCAAGAATGTGCTACACTGGAGAGGAACAG GCGGCTGGCCGAGGCCCTGCAGATTGATCAGTCGGTGGATACCTTCAAGTCAGCATCTTCCAAATATAGTGACTCTCTCAAAGAAGATGCAAG gAAAGATTTCAAGTTTGTCAGTGAAATTGAGGAGGAGATTAAGAATTTAGTTGAACTGGCTAACAAG GGTAAACAGCCTAAGAGGAGTCACTGTTTTCCACCTATGAAGCGTGAACACAGGAGAATTATCCATGAGCTAGCGGAGGCTTATGGTGTGGAAAGCGTCAGCTATGATAGTGAACCCAAGCGCAATGTAGTGATCACTGCCATCAG GGGGAAAGCAGTGTGTCCTAACACTAGTCTGGCTGCTTTGGTTGAAAGGGAAACTGTTTCCAGAGCCCCCCCTCCCATTGCCCACATCAAACAACAAACCAGCAA GGCCGACAACAGTAATGCTTGGAAGAAACAATCTAGAGAGGATCTCTCCATTGATTATTTTGATGTGCAGGATTGA
- the LOC132107570 gene encoding transcriptional repressor NF-X1-like isoform X3: protein MAEASITDASKLNPESAEFVPQAKPNQPPFRRNYRQQHHGQDWRAQHVRPHHHFRQSSACQDEFENPANNTLAPAQLPIREDLRGRGRGGRQRGGRGDGRRSNDHGPPNERWTKPGSDHDCSGRGRGACGRERNNSPTSYRSTDEEKKERTTVEAYVRKSYNDSRRKQPNRAQAERWIKEPLPRDQEENRENQTDAGVTRPAAVHEHPEQRNHKGWRGGERCMHPRSRRKGQAPNHGIEGNWREREPAQISREERRGAEDEGGRHEESNRNRGAVRGEERRGAEDEGGRHEESNRNRGAVRGEERRGAEGEGGRQEEFNRNRGAARGEERRGAEDEGGRHEESNRNRGAARGEERRGAEDEGGRHEESNRNRGAARGEERRGAEDEGGRHEESNRNRGAARGEERRHEESSRHRGGARGEERRGAEDQGGRQEELNRNRGAARGEERRGAEDQGGRQEELNRNRGAARGEERRHEESSRNRGAVRGEERRGAEDEGGRQEEFNRNRGAVRGEERRGAEDEGGRQEEFNRNRGAARGEERRHEESSRNRGGARGEERRGAEDQGGRQEELNRNRGAARGEERRGAEDQGGRQEELNRNRGAARGEERRHEESSRNRGGARGEERRGAEDQGGRQEEFNRNRGAARGEERRHEESSRNRGAVRGKRPLLQNAGLGRGGGPERRTGPVKRIEPPKSKETQTGCLIEQLTEEKYECMVCCEVIRLMAPVWSCQSCYHVFHLNCIKKWARSPASQADDAPEGWRCPACQHVALKAPNAYTCFCGKVTNPEFQRTEIPHSCGDMCGKKRSGGECNHPCNILCHPGPCPQCPAFITKSCICGRMSKQVRCSQTGPLLCEEVCGALLNCSKHFCAQVCHSGPCQPCPLRVQQACFCGVVFREVACGTDCGHFDGSGYFSCCKTCGKMLDCQSHRCQQLCHPGQCQSCPLSPKLVRSCSCGQTLLSKLLELGYPERKTCTDPIPSCGKTCNKPLPCGDDDSVHLCEKLCHEDSCGPCSLTSSIKCRCGSNSKEVPCAAIQTEQDMMFTCEKRCIRKRSCGRHKCGEMCCVDLEHKCSMICGYKLNCGLHRCQDLCHRGNCQPCWQTSFDELACYCGETVLFPPIPCGTRPPECKNLCTRSHDCDHPVFHSCHTEESCPPCTYLTKKWCMGNHEQRSNIPCHLQDISCGLACDKLLSCGSHRCKKICHRGECQAEGECKQPCTHPRASCGHPCAAPCHPGTPCPPTVCSAKVALQCDCGRRKETIPCTDAASSYQRYAAISVASKLSDMQLGESVDIGQLTKKEQRKARLDCDQECATLERNRRLAEALQIDQSVDTFKSASSKYSDSLKEDARKDFKFVSEIEEEIKNLVELANKGKQPKRSHCFPPMKREHRRIIHELAEAYGVESVSYDSEPKRNVVITAIRGKAVCPNTSLAALVERETVSRAPPPIAHIKQQTSKADNSNAWKKQSREDLSIDYFDVQD, encoded by the exons ATGGCTGAAGCGTCCATTACAG ATGCATCGAAGTTGAATCCCGAGTCTGCGGAGTTCGTACCCCAAGCTAAACCCAACCAGCCCCCCTTTAGGAGAAATTACAGGCAGCAGCACCACGGTCAGGACTGGAGGGCTCAACATGTTAGGCCTCATCACCACTTTAGACAGTCCAGTGCATGTCAAGATGAGTTTGAAAACCCTGCCAATAATACATTAGCCCCTGCTCAGCTTCCCATTAGAGAAGACTTGAGAGGTAGGGGTCGAGGAGGGAGACAAAGAGGAGGACGTGGTGATGGTCGGCGCAGTAATGACCATGGCCCTCCGAACGAGAGATGGACGAAACCTGGAAGTGATCATGACTGCTCAGGAAGAGGTCGTGGAGCTTGTGGCCGTGAGCGAAATAACTCACCCACTTCTTATAGATCCACAGATgaggagaagaaagaaagaacaactgTGGAAGCCTATGTGAGAAAGTCTTATAATGACAGCCGACGCAAGCAGCCCAATAGAGCGCAAGCTGAGAGATGGATTAAGGAGCCTCTTCCCAGGGACCAAGAGGAGAACCGGGAAAACCAGACTGATGCAGGAGTCACAAGGCCTGCAGCAGTTCATGAACATCCTGAGCAGAGGAATCATAAGGGATGGAGAGGTGGAGAGCGGTGCATGCACCCCAGGTCCCGGAGGAAAGGACAGGCACCTAATCATGGGATTGAGGGTAACTGGAGAGAAAGAGAACCTGCTCAGATCagcagggaggagaggagaggtgcagAAGATGAGGGAGGAAGACATGAGGAGTCTAACAGAAACAGAGGAGCTGtgagaggggaggagaggagaggtgcagAAGATGAGGGAGGAAGACATGAGGAGTCTAACAGAAACAGAGGAGCTGtgagaggggaggagaggagaggtgcagAAGGTGAGGGAGGAAGACAGGAGGAGTTCAACAGAAACAGAGGAG CTGcgagaggggaggagaggagaggtgcagAAGATGAGGGAGGAAGACATGAGGAGTCTAACAGAAACAGAGGAGCTGcgagaggggaggagaggagaggtgcagAAGATGAGGGAGGAAGACATGAGGAGTCTAACAGAAACAGAGGAGCTGcgagaggggaggagaggagaggtgcagAAGATGAGGGAGGAAGACATGAGGAGTCTAACAGAAACAGAGGAGCTGcgagaggggaggagaggagacaTGAGGAGTCCAGCAGGCACAGAGGAGGTGcgagaggggaggagaggagaggtgcagAAGATCAGGGAGGAAGACAGGAGGAGttaaacagaaacagaggagctgcgagaggggaggagaggagaggtgcagAAGATCAGGGAGGAAGACAGGAGGAGttaaacagaaacagaggagctgcgagaggggaggagaggagacaTGAGGAGTCCAGCAGGAACAGAGGAGCTGtgagaggggaggagaggagaggtgcagAAGATGAGGGAGGAAGACAGGAGGAGTTCAACAGAAACAGAGGAGCTGtgagaggggaggagaggagaggtgcagAAGATGAGGGAGGAAGACAGGAGGAGTTCAACAGAAACAGAGGAGCTGcgagaggggaggagaggagacaTGAGGAGTCCAGCAGGAACAGAGGAGGTGcgagaggggaggagaggagaggtgcagAAGATCAGGGAGGAAGACAGGAGGAGttaaacagaaacagaggagctgcgagaggggaggagaggagaggtgcagAAGATCAGGGAGGAAGACAGGAGGAGttaaacagaaacagaggagctgcgagaggggaggagaggagacaTGAGGAGTCCAGCAGGAACAGAGGAGGTGcgagaggggaggagaggagaggtgcagAAGATCAGGGAGGAAGACAGGAGGAGTTCAACAGAAACAGAGGAGCTGcgagaggggaggagaggagacaTGAGGAGTCCAGCAGGAACAGAGGAGCTGTGAGAGGGAAAAGGCCACTTCTGCAGAATGCAGGGCTGGGGAGAGGTGGAGGTCCTGAGCGACGGACCGGACCGGTGAAGCGCATTGAGCCTCCCAAAAGCAAAGAAACCCAGACAG gttGTCTGATTGAGCAGCTGACGGAGGAGAAGTATGAGTGTATGGTCTGTTGTGAAGTGATTCGGCTCATGGCTCCAGTTTGGAGCTGTCAGAGCTGTTACCACGTATTTCACCTTAACTGCATCAAGAAATGGGCTCGCTCACCTGCATCTCAAGCTGATG ATGCCCCTGAAGGATGGCGTTGTCCTGCATGCCAGCATGTGGCACTTAAAGCCCCAAATGCGTACACCTGCTTCTGTG GGAAGGTGACCAATCCTGAGTTTCAGCGCACTGAGATCCCTCATAGCTGTGGGGATATGTGTGGGAAAAAGAGGAGTGGAGGGGAATGCAATCACCCCTGTAATAT CTTGTGCCATCCTGGGCCCTGCCCACAGTGTCCAGCTTTTATCACAAAGTCCTGCATTTGTGGTAGAATGAG TAAGCAGGTTCGTTGCAGTCAGACAGGACCTCTGCTTTGTGAGGAAGTCTGTGGGGCTCTTCTGAACTGCTCAAAGCACTTCTGTGCCCAGGTGTGCCACTCAGGGCCATGCCAACCCTGTCCACTTCGTGTTCAGCAAG CTTGCTTTTGTGGTGTGGTGTTCAGGGAGGTGGCATGTGGGACTGATTGTGGTCATTTTGATGGATCAGGATATTTCTCCTGTTGCAAAACCTGTGGAAA GATGCTAGACTGCCAGTCCCATCGCTGTCAGCAGTTATGCCACCCTGGGCAGTGTCAGTCATGTCCACTCAGCCCCAAGCTGGTGCGCAGCTGTTCGTGTGGACAGACTCTATTATCTAAACTTCTAGAGCTCGGCTACCCAGAGAGAAAGACCTGTACTGACCCGATCCCCTCCTGTGGCAAGACCTGCAACAAACCACTGCCATGTGGAGATGATG ATTCTGTCCACTTGTGTGAAAAGCTCTGCCACGAGGACAGCTGTGGGCCGTGCTCTTTGACCTCCTCTATTAAATGCAGATGTGGCAGTAACAGCAAG GAAGTTCCTTGTGCAGCCATTCAGACTGAAC AAGACATGATGTTTACGTGTGAGAAACGCTGCATCAGGAAGCGCTCTTGCGGCAGGCACAAGTGTGGGGAGATGTGTTGTGTG GATCTGGAGCATAAGTGCTCAATGATTTGTGGTTACAAGCTCAATTGCGGTCTACATCGATGTCAGGACCTTTGCCACCGTGGGAACTGCCAGCCATGTTGGCAAACCA GTTTTGATGAGTTGGCGTGCTACTGCGGGGAGACTGTGCTCTTCCCGCCCATCCCTTGTGGAACCAGACCCCCTGAATGTAAAAACTTATGTACCCGAAGTCATGATTGTGATCATCCAG TGTTCCATTCATGCCACACTGAGGAGAGCTGTCCTCCCTGTACCTACCTCACCAAGAAGTGGTGCATGGGTAACCATGAG CAAAGGAGTAATATCCCATGCCACCTGCAGGACATCTCGTGTGGTTTAGCGTGTGATAAGCTCTTATCCTGCGGTTCGCATCGCTGTAAGAAAATATGTCACCGTGGTGAATGCCAGGCAGAGGGAGAGTGTAAGCAGCCATGCACTCACCCTAGAGCTAGCTGTGGACACCCCTGTGCTGCTCCCTGCCACCCAGGCACCCCCTGTCCACCCACTGTCTGCAGTGCCAAG GTGGCACTGCAGTGTGACTGTGGCCGAAGGAAAGAGACTATTCCTTGCACTGATGCAGCTAGTTCCTATCAAAG ATATGCAGCTATTTCCGTTGCCAGTAAGCTGTCAGATATGCAGCTGGGAGAGTCCGTAGACATTGGACAGCTCACGAAGAAAGAGCAGAGAAAGGCTAG GTTGGATTGTGATCAAGAATGTGCTACACTGGAGAGGAACAG GCGGCTGGCCGAGGCCCTGCAGATTGATCAGTCGGTGGATACCTTCAAGTCAGCATCTTCCAAATATAGTGACTCTCTCAAAGAAGATGCAAG gAAAGATTTCAAGTTTGTCAGTGAAATTGAGGAGGAGATTAAGAATTTAGTTGAACTGGCTAACAAG GGTAAACAGCCTAAGAGGAGTCACTGTTTTCCACCTATGAAGCGTGAACACAGGAGAATTATCCATGAGCTAGCGGAGGCTTATGGTGTGGAAAGCGTCAGCTATGATAGTGAACCCAAGCGCAATGTAGTGATCACTGCCATCAG GGGGAAAGCAGTGTGTCCTAACACTAGTCTGGCTGCTTTGGTTGAAAGGGAAACTGTTTCCAGAGCCCCCCCTCCCATTGCCCACATCAAACAACAAACCAGCAA GGCCGACAACAGTAATGCTTGGAAGAAACAATCTAGAGAGGATCTCTCCATTGATTATTTTGATGTGCAGGATTGA